One region of Vicinamibacterales bacterium genomic DNA includes:
- a CDS encoding indole-3-glycerol phosphate synthase TrpC yields the protein MIAPPASPLAPPDLLATITAAALRVTEVRAETIPLAQVEAAAAKRRPDGAGFLEALRDGPSPRVIAECKRRSPSRGILRQQYDAAAHARGYAEAGAAAISVLTEPTFFDGALEHLAAVRSAVRIPILRKDFIVTRYQVYEAVMAGADAVLLIVGALTPADLRALLAVTRDVGAAALVEAHDETELAIAADSGAEIVGLNSRNLRTLAVEPELHERLAPRLPTGIVAVAESGLRETSDLSRLERAGYHAFLVGERLIVQPDPGAALRLLRGVAA from the coding sequence ATGATCGCGCCGCCCGCCTCGCCGCTCGCGCCGCCCGACCTGCTCGCGACCATCACCGCCGCGGCGCTCCGTGTCACCGAAGTGCGCGCGGAAACGATCCCGCTCGCCCAGGTCGAAGCGGCGGCAGCGAAGCGCCGGCCCGACGGCGCCGGATTCCTGGAGGCGCTCCGCGACGGCCCGTCGCCGCGGGTGATCGCCGAGTGCAAGCGCCGCTCCCCCTCGCGGGGGATCCTGCGCCAGCAGTACGACGCGGCGGCCCACGCGCGCGGGTATGCCGAGGCTGGCGCCGCGGCGATCTCCGTGCTCACGGAGCCGACCTTCTTCGACGGCGCGCTCGAGCACCTGGCCGCCGTGCGCAGCGCAGTGCGCATCCCGATCCTCCGCAAGGATTTCATCGTCACTCGCTACCAGGTTTACGAGGCGGTGATGGCGGGCGCCGACGCCGTCCTGCTGATCGTGGGCGCGCTGACGCCCGCCGACCTCCGCGCCCTCCTGGCCGTGACCCGCGACGTTGGCGCAGCGGCGCTCGTCGAGGCGCACGACGAGACGGAGCTCGCGATCGCCGCGGACTCGGGCGCCGAGATCGTCGGCCTGAACAGCCGCAATCTCCGCACGCTGGCGGTCGAGCCCGAGCTGCACGAACGGCTTGCGCCGCGCCTGCCCACCGGCATCGTGGCGGTCGCCGAAAGCGGGCTGCGTGAGACCAGCGATCTGTCCCGACTCGAGCGCGCCGGGTATCACGCATTCCTGGTCGGCGAGCGGCTGATTGTGCAGCCAGATCCTGGGGCGGCGCTCCGCCTCCTGAGAGGGGTGGCGGCGTGA
- a CDS encoding phosphoribosylanthranilate isomerase: MIRVKICGITTPEDAALAAELGASAIGLVFWPGSPRCVDIDDAWAIVKGLPPLVPAIGVFVNQGDEPFRVAATVGLSAVQLHGDEPPESYCDRGVPKIKAIAVGDAQAIVAAAAVPGDVSVLLDAHDPERRGGTGRRVDWAVAAKIAARRPVILSGGLNAANVIEAIETVRPAAIDVSSGVESAPGRKDPAKLRALFDILHSSLT; encoded by the coding sequence GTGATCCGTGTCAAGATCTGCGGCATCACGACCCCCGAAGACGCCGCACTCGCCGCCGAACTCGGTGCGTCGGCGATTGGCCTCGTGTTCTGGCCCGGCAGCCCGCGCTGCGTCGACATCGACGATGCCTGGGCGATCGTGAAGGGGCTGCCGCCGCTGGTGCCGGCGATCGGCGTGTTCGTGAACCAGGGCGACGAACCCTTCCGTGTGGCTGCGACGGTGGGGCTGTCGGCCGTGCAGTTGCACGGTGACGAGCCTCCGGAATCGTACTGCGACAGGGGCGTGCCCAAGATCAAGGCGATTGCCGTCGGTGACGCCCAGGCCATCGTGGCGGCGGCCGCGGTTCCCGGCGACGTAAGCGTACTGCTCGACGCCCACGACCCGGAAAGGCGTGGTGGGACCGGACGTCGCGTCGACTGGGCGGTCGCGGCGAAGATCGCCGCTCGCCGCCCGGTGATTCTCTCCGGCGGCCTGAACGCGGCGAACGTCATCGAGGCGATCGAAACGGTGCGCCCCGCCGCGATCGACGTGTCATCGGGCGTCGAATCCGCGCCCGGCCGAAAAGATCCTGCAAAACTGCGCGCCCTGTTCGACATTCTCCATTCGTCATTGACATGA
- the trpB gene encoding tryptophan synthase subunit beta → MTFTTGPTFGKRDPDTRGYYGAFGGRYVPETLVAPIEELTAAYFAVREDAGFRRELQQLLRDYVGRPTPLYEAKRLTASAGGARLFLKREDLAHTGAHKINNALGQALLAVRMGKRRIVAETGAGQHGVATATVCALLGLDCHVYMGSDDMARQSLNVFRMRLLGAEVIEVNAGSRTLKDAINEAMRDWVTNVGDTYYLLGSVLGPHPYPLMVREFQSVIGREARHQCDAQLGRLPDAIVACVGGGSNAMGIFDAFVDDPQVRLIGVEAGGRGISPGEHAARFAGGSAGVLQGTRSYVLQDADGNVELTHSISAGLDYASVGPEHAWLRDRGRAEYTYVEDGEALAAFERLGREEGILPALESSHAVAHAIRLAPLMPRDAVVLVNLSGRGDKDVLSVQTALGGAR, encoded by the coding sequence ATGACTTTCACAACCGGCCCGACATTCGGCAAGAGAGATCCAGACACCCGCGGCTATTACGGCGCGTTCGGCGGCCGCTACGTTCCCGAAACGCTCGTCGCACCCATCGAGGAGCTGACGGCGGCCTACTTCGCGGTCCGGGAGGACGCGGGCTTCCGCCGCGAGCTGCAGCAGCTGCTGCGCGACTACGTCGGGCGTCCGACGCCGCTCTACGAGGCGAAGCGGCTGACGGCATCGGCCGGCGGCGCGCGCCTCTTCCTCAAGCGCGAGGACCTGGCGCACACCGGCGCGCACAAGATCAACAACGCGCTCGGCCAGGCGCTGCTCGCCGTCCGGATGGGGAAGCGGCGAATCGTCGCCGAAACCGGCGCCGGGCAGCACGGGGTCGCCACCGCGACCGTCTGCGCCCTGCTCGGGCTCGACTGCCACGTCTACATGGGGTCGGACGACATGGCGCGGCAGTCGCTCAACGTCTTCCGCATGCGGCTGCTCGGCGCCGAGGTGATCGAGGTCAACGCGGGATCGCGCACGCTGAAGGACGCGATCAACGAGGCGATGCGCGACTGGGTCACCAATGTCGGCGACACGTACTATCTGCTCGGGTCGGTGCTCGGCCCGCATCCCTACCCGCTGATGGTGCGTGAGTTCCAGTCGGTGATCGGCCGTGAAGCCCGGCACCAGTGCGACGCCCAGCTCGGGCGCCTCCCCGACGCGATCGTCGCGTGCGTCGGCGGCGGCAGCAATGCGATGGGGATCTTCGACGCCTTCGTCGACGATCCGCAGGTACGGCTCATCGGCGTCGAAGCCGGCGGCCGCGGCATCTCACCGGGCGAGCACGCGGCGCGGTTCGCCGGCGGCAGCGCCGGCGTCCTCCAGGGCACCCGCAGCTACGTGCTGCAGGACGCCGACGGAAACGTCGAGCTGACGCATTCGATCTCGGCGGGCCTTGACTATGCGTCGGTCGGGCCGGAGCACGCGTGGCTCCGCGACCGGGGACGGGCGGAGTATACCTACGTGGAAGACGGGGAGGCGCTGGCGGCCTTCGAGCGTCTCGGGCGCGAGGAGGGCATCCTGCCGGCGCTCGAATCGTCGCACGCCGTCGCGCACGCCATCCGTCTGGCGCCATTAATGCCGCGCGATGCGGTCGTGCTGGTGAACCTGTCGGGCCGTGGCGACAAGGACGTGCTGAGCGTGCAGACGGCGCTCGGAGGGGCGCGCTGA
- the trpA gene encoding tryptophan synthase subunit alpha: protein MGRLADTFARLRARDEPGLVAYVTAGDPTLARTSEILVSLSQNGADVIEVGVPFSDPLADGPVIQRASERALAGGATLRRALDMIRETRARIASPIVLFSYANPILRMGEDAFVRTAAAAGVDGVLVLDLPIEEAASFRGQLVERDLDPVFLLSPTTTDVRIRAAAELGRGFLYVISRLGVTGVRDQLAADVEPLVRRIRAQSSLPLALGFGISTPEHVAAVSRWADAAVVGSALVSVIAEHGASSDVAARAGAYVRWLKGQPS, encoded by the coding sequence ATGGGGAGGCTCGCCGACACCTTCGCCCGCCTGCGGGCTCGCGACGAGCCCGGGCTCGTCGCCTACGTGACCGCAGGCGATCCGACGCTTGCGCGCACCTCGGAAATCCTCGTGTCGCTCTCGCAGAACGGCGCCGACGTGATCGAGGTCGGAGTACCCTTCTCGGATCCGCTGGCCGACGGCCCCGTCATCCAGCGGGCGTCCGAACGGGCGCTCGCCGGCGGCGCGACACTGCGCCGCGCTCTGGACATGATCAGGGAGACGCGTGCGCGGATCGCGTCGCCGATCGTGCTCTTCAGCTATGCCAATCCGATCCTGCGGATGGGGGAGGACGCCTTCGTCAGAACGGCGGCGGCGGCGGGCGTCGACGGCGTGCTGGTACTCGATCTGCCAATCGAGGAGGCCGCGTCGTTTCGGGGGCAGCTGGTCGAGCGCGATCTCGACCCGGTGTTCCTGCTCAGTCCGACCACGACCGACGTCCGCATCCGCGCCGCGGCGGAGCTGGGGCGCGGCTTCCTCTACGTGATTTCGCGGCTCGGGGTCACCGGCGTGCGCGACCAGCTCGCGGCCGACGTCGAGCCGCTCGTCCGCCGCATCCGGGCGCAGTCGTCGCTGCCGCTGGCACTCGGATTCGGAATCTCGACGCCCGAGCACGTCGCCGCCGTCAGCCGCTGGGCCGACGCGGCGGTCGTCGGCAGCGCGCTCGTCAGCGTCATCGCCGAACACGGCGCGTCATCCGACGTCGCCGCGCGTGCCGGCGCCTACGTGCGCTGGCTGAAGGGACAACCGTCGTGA
- the pheA gene encoding chorismate mutase, with translation MKADLEDLRKRIDLLDESLVRLLNARAACALEIGRIKREMGVAIYQPEREAEVLRNVEAHNTGPLDPPAIKRLFERIIDEARHLERIAEAVQLNAQQKDAK, from the coding sequence GTGAAGGCCGACCTCGAAGACCTGCGCAAGCGCATCGACCTGCTGGACGAGTCGCTCGTCCGTCTGCTCAACGCCCGCGCCGCATGCGCGCTGGAGATCGGGCGCATCAAGCGTGAGATGGGCGTCGCCATCTACCAGCCCGAGCGCGAAGCCGAGGTGCTGCGCAATGTGGAAGCGCACAACACCGGGCCGCTCGACCCGCCGGCGATCAAGCGGCTCTTCGAGCGCATCATCGACGAAGCCCGACACCTGGAACGTATTGCCGAAGCAGTACAATTGAACGCTCAACAAAAGGACGCGAAGTAG
- the aroF gene encoding 3-deoxy-7-phosphoheptulonate synthase, producing the protein MVVVMRERATDDQIQSVISKLTEMGFDVHRSTGALRTVLGAVGGTRQYDMALLEVLDGVQEVHRITEPYKLASRSFKPDNTVITIDDVRIGGDEVIVMAGPCSAESEAQVEAAAAAVKRAGAKILRGGAFKPRSSPYSFQGMGEEGLRLLRAAADRHNLKLITEVMDLSQIELIERYAHILQVGARNMQNFTLLRELGKSRMPVMVKRGISATIEEWLLSAEYVLAGGNPNVMLCERGIRTFETITRNTFDISAIPMVQQLSHLPVIGDPSHGTGRRDKVAPMARAAVAAGADGLIIEVHHDPDHALSDGAQSLLPQQFDRLMAELRIIAPAIGRSICLEPVARRGWGV; encoded by the coding sequence ATGGTTGTAGTGATGCGGGAACGCGCGACGGACGACCAGATCCAGTCCGTCATCTCGAAACTGACGGAGATGGGGTTCGACGTGCACCGGTCGACGGGGGCGCTGCGCACCGTGCTCGGCGCGGTCGGCGGCACGCGGCAGTACGACATGGCGCTGCTCGAGGTGCTCGACGGCGTCCAGGAAGTGCACCGGATCACCGAGCCATACAAGCTGGCGAGCCGAAGCTTCAAGCCCGACAACACCGTCATCACGATCGACGATGTACGGATCGGCGGCGACGAGGTGATCGTGATGGCCGGGCCGTGTTCGGCCGAGAGCGAGGCGCAGGTCGAGGCGGCGGCCGCCGCCGTCAAGCGCGCCGGGGCCAAGATCCTGCGCGGCGGCGCCTTCAAGCCGCGCAGCAGCCCGTACAGTTTCCAGGGCATGGGCGAGGAAGGGCTCCGCCTGCTCCGCGCCGCCGCCGACCGCCACAACCTCAAGCTGATCACCGAGGTGATGGACCTCAGCCAGATCGAGCTGATCGAACGCTACGCGCACATCCTGCAGGTGGGCGCCCGTAACATGCAGAACTTCACGCTGCTGCGCGAGCTCGGCAAGTCGAGGATGCCGGTGATGGTGAAGCGCGGCATCTCCGCGACGATCGAAGAGTGGCTGCTCTCGGCGGAGTACGTGCTCGCCGGCGGCAACCCCAACGTGATGCTGTGCGAGCGCGGGATTCGCACGTTCGAGACGATCACCCGCAACACGTTCGACATCTCGGCGATTCCGATGGTCCAGCAGTTGAGCCACCTGCCGGTGATCGGCGACCCGAGCCACGGCACCGGGCGTCGCGACAAGGTCGCGCCGATGGCGCGCGCCGCGGTCGCCGCCGGCGCCGACGGCCTGATCATCGAGGTCCACCACGACCCGGATCACGCGCTCAGCGACGGCGCGCAGTCGCTGCTGCCGCAGCAGTTCGACCGCCTGATGGCGGAGCTGCGGATCATCGCCCCGGCGATCGGCCGGAGCATCTGCCTCGAACCGGTCGCCCGCCGCGGCTGGGGAGTGTAG
- a CDS encoding prephenate dehydrogenase: MSEPPFTRLAIAGAGLMGTSVGQAASGAWPGIDVRLLDAGDDLSALAEADLVILAAPVRANVALLETIEPHLRRATVVTDTGSTKRAICAAAASRPSLVFVGGHPMAGGARGGAANARADLFSGRPWILTPAPGTPTDAITRLDAFVSGLGAVPHVMTPELHDRFVGAVSHLPQLTASALMHVVGRLAGDAGLEIAGAGLLDTTRLAASPPGIWKDIGATNQDVLREALDHLIRALTEVRDTLDTGEGIDAVFTSACRWRTALDRAR; this comes from the coding sequence ATGAGCGAACCGCCATTTACGCGCCTGGCGATCGCGGGTGCCGGATTGATGGGCACGTCGGTCGGCCAGGCGGCCTCGGGCGCGTGGCCCGGCATCGACGTCCGGCTGCTCGACGCGGGCGACGATCTGTCGGCGCTGGCCGAGGCCGATCTCGTCATCCTCGCCGCGCCGGTCCGCGCGAACGTCGCGCTGCTCGAGACCATCGAGCCGCACCTGCGGCGCGCGACCGTCGTCACTGACACCGGCAGCACCAAGCGCGCCATCTGCGCCGCGGCGGCGTCGCGCCCCTCGCTGGTCTTCGTCGGCGGCCATCCCATGGCGGGCGGCGCCCGGGGCGGGGCGGCGAATGCCCGCGCCGATCTCTTCAGCGGTCGCCCCTGGATCCTCACACCGGCGCCCGGCACCCCCACAGACGCGATAACGCGGCTCGATGCCTTCGTCTCCGGGCTCGGCGCCGTGCCGCACGTGATGACGCCCGAGCTCCACGATCGGTTCGTCGGCGCCGTGTCGCACCTGCCGCAGCTGACGGCGAGCGCGCTGATGCACGTGGTCGGCAGGCTGGCGGGTGATGCCGGCCTCGAAATCGCCGGCGCCGGCCTGCTCGATACCACCCGTCTGGCGGCGAGTCCGCCCGGCATCTGGAAAGACATCGGCGCGACCAACCAGGACGTCCTGCGCGAGGCGCTCGATCACCTGATCCGCGCTCTGACCGAGGTCCGAGACACGCTCGACACCGGTGAAGGGATCGACGCCGTCTTCACGTCCGCCTGCCGCTGGCGAACTGCACTCGACCGCGCCCGCTGA
- the denD gene encoding D-erythronate dehydrogenase — MKILVTGAAGFLGGRLVKAVLAGPAGFPPCTALVAADAAPCTAQDPRVASRVGSIADPAFVRSIVEPDVGVVYHLAAVLSGQSEAEFDTALQVNLEGTRLLLEACRGLGTEPRLIFSSTVAVFGGRLPPLVPESQALQPQTTYGVTKAIDELLVSEYSRRGFIDGISCRLATITVRPGKPNSALSSFVSGIVREPLAGIDTICPVPLDTPIWISSPATVIGNLVHAGRIETGALGADRALNLPGLSVTAGEILASLERVGGAAARARVRVEREERVARAMCGWPAALDASRALALGFTADTDVDAIVRQHIAERG, encoded by the coding sequence ATGAAGATCCTCGTCACCGGCGCGGCCGGGTTCCTCGGCGGCAGGCTGGTCAAGGCGGTGCTCGCCGGTCCAGCGGGTTTCCCTCCCTGCACTGCGCTCGTCGCCGCCGACGCGGCGCCGTGCACGGCGCAGGATCCGCGTGTAGCCAGCCGGGTGGGCTCGATCGCCGATCCCGCGTTCGTGCGCTCGATCGTCGAGCCCGACGTCGGCGTCGTCTACCACCTGGCCGCCGTGCTCAGCGGCCAGTCGGAGGCTGAATTCGACACGGCGCTGCAGGTGAATCTCGAGGGGACGCGGCTGCTCCTCGAAGCGTGCCGGGGGCTCGGGACCGAGCCGCGGTTGATTTTTTCGAGCACGGTTGCCGTTTTCGGCGGGCGCCTGCCGCCGCTCGTTCCCGAAAGCCAGGCGCTGCAGCCGCAGACCACCTACGGCGTGACCAAGGCCATCGACGAACTGCTGGTCTCGGAGTATTCGCGGCGCGGATTCATCGACGGCATCAGCTGCCGCCTGGCCACCATCACGGTGCGCCCTGGGAAGCCGAATTCGGCTCTCTCGTCCTTCGTCAGCGGCATCGTTCGCGAGCCGCTGGCCGGCATCGACACGATCTGCCCGGTGCCGCTCGACACGCCTATCTGGATCAGCTCGCCGGCGACCGTGATCGGCAATCTGGTGCATGCGGGCCGGATTGAGACCGGCGCGCTGGGGGCCGATCGAGCACTGAACCTGCCAGGTCTGAGCGTTACGGCCGGCGAGATACTGGCGAGCCTGGAGCGCGTCGGCGGCGCGGCCGCGCGCGCCCGGGTGCGGGTCGAGCGGGAGGAGCGCGTCGCACGGGCGATGTGCGGGTGGCCCGCCGCACTCGACGCCAGCCGCGCGCTGGCGCTCGGGTTCACCGCCGACACCGACGTCGACGCCATCGTCCGTCAACACATCGCCGAACGGGGTTGA